Proteins encoded within one genomic window of Prauserella marina:
- a CDS encoding NADPH-dependent FMN reductase, translating into MNTTTSTAKKPLRLAVIIGSTRKDRFGPIPASWFAAEAGKHESMDVDLVDLADLSLSNALDASADADSLADRLADADAFVVVTPEYNHSYPAALKTAIDHYGKEWQAKPVGFVSYGGMGGGLRAVEHLRTVFSELHATTVRDTISFHNFWSLFDEDGQPLDPASCNNAAKGMLNQLAWWGNALREARDRQPYAA; encoded by the coding sequence ATGAACACAACGACCTCCACCGCGAAGAAACCACTGCGACTGGCCGTCATCATCGGCAGCACCCGCAAGGACCGGTTCGGGCCGATTCCCGCCTCCTGGTTCGCCGCGGAGGCGGGAAAACACGAGTCCATGGACGTCGACCTCGTCGACCTCGCCGACCTGTCACTCTCCAACGCGCTCGACGCTTCCGCCGACGCCGACAGCCTCGCGGACAGGCTCGCGGACGCGGACGCTTTCGTCGTCGTCACCCCTGAGTACAACCACAGCTACCCGGCCGCCCTGAAGACGGCAATCGACCACTACGGCAAGGAATGGCAGGCGAAGCCGGTCGGATTCGTCTCCTACGGCGGTATGGGCGGTGGCCTGCGTGCTGTCGAGCATCTGAGGACCGTCTTCTCCGAACTACATGCCACGACGGTGCGCGACACGATCAGCTTCCACAACTTCTGGAGCCTCTTCGACGAAGACGGCCAGCCGCTCGACCCGGCCTCGTGCAACAACGCGGCCAAGGGAATGCTCAACCAGCTCGCGTGGTGGGGCAACGCGCTGAGGGAAGCCCGCGACCGGCAGCCATACGCCGCGTGA
- a CDS encoding DUF433 domain-containing protein, producing the protein MPAGTVSFWRSLIEPEILDEHEEGATLMDGDVRFDRPLMTMSDAGRHLGIPRQTFHRWARGYERGGPLLHVIGTDSMRRATVPFVALAEAWVLEGLRQAGVHPQRIRPALKQLQKEFGREYVLVSPALVTDGISVLWDFSRTKAGAGLIEGGTGQTVIREIVQDYLTYVGFGADEYPNLLKLKPFEPAKVVVDPYRSSGQPVFEGTGVKVANVAAMLKAGEDPAVVAEEHGVGLDAVRAAARILLGRAA; encoded by the coding sequence ATGCCGGCCGGGACCGTGTCGTTCTGGCGTAGCCTGATCGAGCCGGAGATACTGGATGAACACGAGGAAGGAGCAACGCTGATGGATGGGGACGTGCGGTTCGACCGACCGCTGATGACCATGTCCGACGCGGGGCGTCACCTCGGAATCCCTCGGCAAACCTTCCACCGCTGGGCACGCGGGTACGAGCGCGGAGGTCCGCTGCTCCACGTGATCGGCACTGACAGCATGCGCCGTGCGACGGTTCCCTTCGTAGCTCTCGCCGAGGCGTGGGTACTGGAAGGGCTACGGCAAGCCGGTGTCCATCCCCAGCGGATTCGTCCCGCGCTGAAGCAACTCCAGAAGGAGTTCGGGCGCGAGTACGTGCTCGTCTCACCCGCGCTGGTTACCGATGGAATCTCGGTGCTGTGGGACTTTTCGCGCACCAAGGCCGGAGCGGGACTGATCGAGGGCGGAACCGGTCAGACGGTGATCCGCGAAATTGTTCAGGACTACCTGACCTACGTCGGCTTTGGTGCCGACGAGTACCCGAACCTACTGAAGCTCAAGCCGTTCGAACCCGCCAAGGTCGTCGTCGACCCGTACCGCTCGTCGGGGCAACCGGTGTTCGAAGGTACTGGGGTGAAAGTCGCCAACGTGGCCGCAATGCTGAAGGCTGGTGAAGATCCTGCCGTCGTCGCCGAAGAACACGGAGTCGGACTCGACGCCGTCAGGGCCGCCGCACGCATCCTCCTGGGCCGCGCCGCCTGA
- a CDS encoding histone-like nucleoid-structuring protein Lsr2 — MAQQVIVSLVDDLDGSEADETVQFGVDGVTYEIDLSADNAEDLRDQLAQYVEHARRVGGNARKRAAKSNGTPAAPASVDREQNQAIRAWARKNGFEVSERGRIPAAVTEAYHRKN; from the coding sequence GTGGCACAGCAGGTGATTGTCTCGTTGGTGGATGACCTCGACGGTTCCGAGGCGGACGAGACCGTCCAGTTCGGAGTTGACGGCGTAACCTACGAGATCGACCTCTCGGCCGACAACGCCGAGGACTTGCGCGACCAGTTGGCGCAGTACGTCGAGCACGCCCGTCGCGTCGGTGGCAATGCTCGCAAGCGCGCCGCCAAGAGCAACGGCACGCCGGCGGCACCGGCTTCGGTCGACAGGGAACAGAACCAGGCCATTCGCGCCTGGGCTCGCAAGAACGGCTTCGAGGTTTCCGAAAGGGGCCGCATTCCCGCTGCGGTCACCGAGGCATACCACCGCAAGAACTGA
- a CDS encoding M48 family metallopeptidase yields MTERGRVRFPGISPRAYEHPVDRGAVATLRMAPGFAEVLKAISGFYPERGERLMALGSAIRVGPRQYPKLDRLRNECARALDIDPVPALFVARGPEANAMTLGMDEPFVIVTTGLVELLDEDGLRFAIGHEMGHVLSGHAVYRTMLFRLLKLQLSMSWMPVSALGLRAIIAALNEWYRKAELSCDRAGLLCAQDPSAALRTHVLLAGGVDPAEVDVLSFLQQASEYESVDDIRNSLLKLRNVELLSHPLAVVRAAQLQKWGASEEYRRILGGDYPRRDADAPSAHWASDVKSAAKSYKDSFAASADPLAKVFSDVGEAVSGAASKVWERFDPRDKPSPGP; encoded by the coding sequence ATGACCGAGCGGGGCAGAGTCCGGTTTCCCGGCATCAGCCCGAGAGCTTATGAACACCCCGTCGACAGAGGGGCGGTCGCGACCCTGCGGATGGCGCCGGGTTTCGCGGAGGTACTCAAGGCGATTTCCGGGTTCTATCCCGAGCGCGGCGAGCGGCTGATGGCTCTCGGTTCGGCGATCAGGGTCGGCCCTCGGCAGTATCCCAAGCTGGACCGGCTCAGGAACGAATGCGCGCGAGCGCTCGACATCGACCCGGTGCCCGCGCTGTTCGTCGCGAGAGGGCCCGAAGCCAACGCGATGACGCTAGGCATGGACGAACCGTTCGTCATCGTGACGACGGGCCTTGTCGAACTGCTCGACGAGGACGGCCTGCGATTCGCGATCGGCCACGAGATGGGACACGTGCTCTCGGGGCACGCGGTGTACCGGACCATGCTGTTCAGGTTGCTGAAGCTCCAGTTGAGCATGTCCTGGATGCCGGTGAGCGCACTCGGTCTTCGGGCGATCATCGCCGCGCTCAACGAGTGGTACCGCAAGGCGGAGCTGTCCTGTGACAGGGCGGGACTGTTGTGCGCGCAGGACCCCTCGGCGGCGCTCAGGACCCACGTGTTGCTCGCGGGCGGTGTCGACCCTGCCGAGGTCGATGTCCTCTCTTTCCTGCAACAGGCGAGTGAGTACGAGTCGGTCGACGACATCAGGAACAGCCTGCTGAAACTGCGCAACGTGGAACTGTTGTCGCATCCGCTCGCCGTCGTGAGGGCAGCGCAGCTCCAGAAATGGGGAGCCTCGGAGGAGTACCGGCGGATACTCGGCGGTGACTATCCGAGGCGCGACGCCGATGCGCCTTCGGCTCACTGGGCCTCTGACGTGAAGTCGGCGGCCAAGTCGTACAAGGACTCGTTCGCCGCGTCGGCCGATCCGCTCGCCAAGGTGTTCTCCGATGTCGGCGAGGCCGTTTCCGGTGCGGCGAGCAAGGTGTGGGAACGCTTCGACCCAAGGGACAAACCCAGTCCAGGACCGTGA
- a CDS encoding GntR family transcriptional regulator — protein MYALPSLLLAGLNLVVLTGEQCDAITDALADDNARQAEVMFFAARYPDETFSIAEGFTEPELRWVARIRTLGERLYRLTRPVYQLDPAVAYFWQQVRDHLTERIAAGEFDRWLPARRTLAREYGVSIRTVDRAIRALAEDGRVLSFPGKGIALA, from the coding sequence ATGTACGCGTTGCCAAGTTTGCTGCTGGCTGGCCTAAATCTGGTCGTCTTGACCGGCGAACAATGCGACGCCATCACGGACGCCTTGGCTGATGACAACGCGCGACAAGCTGAGGTGATGTTCTTCGCCGCCCGGTATCCGGATGAGACCTTCTCAATAGCGGAAGGGTTCACCGAACCGGAGCTGCGATGGGTCGCGCGCATCCGCACCCTGGGAGAAAGGCTCTACCGGTTGACCCGACCCGTCTATCAGCTCGATCCTGCCGTCGCGTACTTCTGGCAGCAGGTACGAGACCATCTGACGGAACGCATCGCTGCCGGTGAGTTCGACCGATGGCTACCGGCCCGGCGAACGCTCGCCCGGGAGTACGGCGTCAGCATCCGCACCGTGGACCGAGCCATCCGCGCACTCGCAGAAGACGGACGTGTTCTGTCGTTCCCCGGCAAGGGCATCGCGCTTGCCTGA